One genomic segment of Sphingorhabdus sp. M41 includes these proteins:
- a CDS encoding RelA/SpoT family protein, with amino-acid sequence MLRQYELVERVRSYDPDADEDLINRAYVFSVQRHGSQKRASGDPYFSHPIEVAGLMTDLKLDQETIVTALLHDTVEDTLTTTEEIGKLFGEEIARLVDGVTKLSKIEAQTDNERAAENLRKFLLAMSDDIRVLLVKLADRLHNMRTLHFIKSEEKRQRIAHETMDIYAPLAERIGMYEYMREMQLLAFQHMEPEAHDTITKRLKAIKEGDDGQVDKISQSIQKALESGGLVAEVSGREKHPYSIWRKMQERHVSFEHLTDIMAFRVVTDNSAECYRALGILHEKWKMVPGRFKDYISTPKRNGYSSIHTTLMHGNNMRVEIQIRSQRMHEDNEFGLAAHWAYKQGNRPDGQAGWIRDLIEILDQAEDAEELLEHTRLAMYQDRIFAFTPKGTLLQMPRGSTTVDFAYAVHTDLGNQAVGAKVNGRHVPLRTQLQNGDVVEILKSKGQEPQPGWLSFVITGKARAAIRRNVRFKERDEMIAIGTELYEEIIERLPGKIGKRAIKAALKRLNMEEPDDLMMAIGTRQLSDREVMEAIIPGSVHDNDDERQWPEQDRAISIKGLTPGVAFNLAECCHPVPGDRIVGLRRSGENVEVHTIDCQSLADGVDADWVDLSWGTESDGAAARLCVVLHNKPGTLSEMAGIFGFHNANILNLRLSHRDGPFHTFDVDLEVHNVHHLMRILSALRASEAVAQAERS; translated from the coding sequence ATGCTCAGGCAATATGAACTAGTGGAACGGGTGCGATCCTATGATCCCGATGCAGATGAAGATCTGATCAACCGCGCCTATGTCTTCTCGGTGCAGCGACATGGCAGCCAGAAACGGGCGAGCGGCGACCCCTATTTCAGTCATCCGATCGAAGTGGCCGGCCTGATGACCGACCTCAAACTCGACCAGGAAACGATTGTCACCGCGCTGCTCCACGATACGGTCGAGGATACGCTCACCACGACCGAGGAAATTGGCAAATTATTCGGCGAGGAAATTGCCCGCCTGGTCGATGGCGTGACCAAGCTTTCAAAGATCGAGGCGCAGACCGACAATGAAAGGGCTGCGGAAAATCTGCGTAAATTCCTGCTGGCCATGTCCGACGATATCCGCGTGCTTCTGGTCAAGCTTGCCGATCGGCTGCACAATATGCGGACGCTGCATTTCATCAAGAGCGAAGAAAAGCGCCAGCGGATCGCCCATGAAACCATGGATATTTATGCACCGCTTGCCGAGCGGATCGGCATGTATGAATATATGCGCGAGATGCAATTGCTGGCCTTCCAGCACATGGAACCGGAGGCCCATGACACGATCACGAAAAGACTGAAGGCGATCAAGGAAGGCGACGATGGCCAGGTTGATAAAATCTCCCAGTCAATTCAGAAGGCACTGGAGAGCGGCGGTCTGGTGGCAGAGGTCAGTGGCCGGGAAAAGCATCCCTATTCGATCTGGCGCAAGATGCAGGAGCGGCACGTCAGCTTTGAGCATCTGACCGACATCATGGCGTTCCGGGTGGTTACCGACAATAGCGCCGAATGTTACCGTGCGCTTGGCATATTGCATGAGAAATGGAAAATGGTCCCCGGCCGGTTCAAAGACTATATCTCCACACCGAAGCGAAACGGCTACAGTTCCATCCATACGACATTGATGCATGGCAATAATATGCGAGTGGAAATTCAGATTCGCTCCCAGCGCATGCACGAGGATAATGAATTCGGCCTCGCTGCACATTGGGCCTATAAACAGGGCAATCGACCCGATGGCCAGGCTGGCTGGATCCGCGATCTGATCGAGATTCTGGATCAGGCAGAAGATGCGGAAGAACTGCTCGAGCACACCCGTCTGGCGATGTATCAGGACCGGATTTTTGCCTTCACCCCCAAGGGAACCTTGCTGCAGATGCCCAGAGGTTCGACCACCGTCGATTTTGCCTATGCCGTGCACACCGATCTCGGCAATCAGGCCGTGGGTGCCAAGGTCAATGGACGGCATGTACCGTTGCGCACCCAGCTGCAGAACGGCGATGTCGTCGAGATTCTGAAATCCAAGGGACAGGAACCGCAACCCGGCTGGCTGTCGTTCGTCATTACCGGCAAGGCGCGCGCGGCAATCCGTCGCAATGTCCGGTTCAAGGAACGAGACGAGATGATCGCGATCGGTACCGAGCTTTATGAAGAAATCATCGAACGGCTACCCGGCAAGATCGGCAAGCGCGCAATCAAGGCTGCGCTGAAACGGCTGAACATGGAGGAACCGGACGATCTGATGATGGCTATCGGCACCCGCCAGCTCAGCGACCGCGAAGTTATGGAAGCGATCATTCCCGGTAGCGTCCACGACAATGATGACGAACGGCAATGGCCCGAACAGGATCGCGCAATTTCGATCAAGGGCCTGACCCCGGGCGTTGCCTTCAATCTGGCAGAATGCTGCCATCCCGTGCCCGGCGACCGCATTGTCGGACTGCGGCGGAGCGGCGAGAATGTCGAAGTGCACACCATCGATTGCCAGAGTCTGGCCGATGGCGTCGATGCCGACTGGGTCGATCTCAGCTGGGGCACTGAAAGCGACGGCGCGGCTGCCCGTCTATGTGTGGTCCTTCACAACAAGCCGGGGACGCTTTCTGAAATGGCCGGGATTTTTGGCTTTCACAATGCCAATATCCTGAACCTGCGCCTGTCGCATCGCGACGGCCCGTTCCATACGTTCGACGTTGATCTGGAAGTGCACAATGTCCACCATCTGATGCGGATATTATCTGCCCTGCGCGCATCGGAAGCTGTTGCGCAAGCCGAACGCTCCTAG
- a CDS encoding CC_3452 family protein has translation MLLSQSPLRASMIFCIAAMTSLTLFTATTAEARGPAVAYTAELQAPVEAAQEIIRGAVIRCAGTECIGSQSSSAPRTICAKLVDEFGPVASFAYKGEAFDSEAIAKCNS, from the coding sequence ATGCTTCTCTCCCAAAGCCCCCTTCGCGCTTCAATGATCTTTTGCATTGCGGCGATGACATCCCTCACCCTGTTTACCGCCACCACCGCTGAAGCGCGCGGCCCGGCTGTTGCCTATACGGCAGAATTACAGGCTCCGGTTGAAGCCGCCCAGGAAATTATCAGAGGTGCGGTCATTCGCTGCGCCGGTACGGAATGTATCGGCAGCCAGAGCAGCTCTGCGCCGCGGACGATTTGCGCCAAGCTGGTCGATGAATTCGGGCCGGTCGCAAGCTTTGCCTACAAAGGCGAAGCCTTTGACTCCGAAGCGATCGCCAAGTGCAACAGCTGA
- a CDS encoding winged helix-turn-helix transcriptional regulator, whose protein sequence is MDKIREDLSSLAGGECSLPISLEVIGERWCFMILRAALNGVGHFEDFLSEIGIARNILANRLTRMVEAGIMTRRPCDHDKRKVEYRLTDKGQDLLPTMIAMRQWGERWETGVPSNPILCDSRDRQPIRKITMRAHDDRVLEMDDLCWIDESELKPDADGANRDDMVVRHLKEIGESSAA, encoded by the coding sequence ATGGACAAAATCAGAGAAGATCTATCGAGTCTGGCTGGCGGGGAGTGCAGCCTTCCCATATCCTTGGAGGTCATCGGCGAGCGTTGGTGCTTCATGATATTGCGTGCTGCGCTCAACGGCGTTGGGCATTTTGAGGATTTTCTGTCCGAAATCGGTATTGCCCGGAACATATTGGCCAACCGGCTCACCCGGATGGTGGAAGCGGGTATCATGACTCGGCGTCCCTGCGATCATGACAAGCGGAAGGTCGAATATCGGCTGACCGACAAGGGGCAGGATTTGCTGCCGACAATGATTGCCATGCGGCAATGGGGAGAAAGATGGGAAACCGGCGTTCCGTCTAACCCAATCCTCTGCGATTCACGGGATCGTCAGCCGATCCGCAAAATCACCATGCGCGCGCATGATGACCGGGTTCTTGAAATGGATGATCTGTGCTGGATCGATGAGTCGGAATTGAAGCCGGATGCCGACGGCGCCAACCGCGACGATATGGTGGTTCGCCATCTCAAAGAAATTGGCGAATCGTCAGCGGCTTAA
- a CDS encoding HD domain-containing protein: protein MGGPNEVRAKFPSMEEGTQEDWQIIGGHFGPFASKVADRVLDHLKLLDGDFGGFPIDRMQHSLQTATRAHRDGRDEQYVVMALLHDVGDTLGTYNHPDIAAAILKPFVSEKNHWITEKHGIFQGYYFFHYLGQDRDMREQFRGHEHFEDCAEFCAKYDQTAFDANYDTAPLEFFEPMVRRVMARPINSIYATVE, encoded by the coding sequence ATGGGTGGTCCCAACGAAGTTCGAGCAAAATTCCCTTCCATGGAAGAGGGCACCCAGGAAGACTGGCAGATTATCGGCGGACATTTTGGTCCCTTTGCCAGCAAGGTGGCCGACCGGGTGCTCGATCATTTGAAATTGCTCGACGGCGATTTTGGCGGCTTTCCCATCGACCGGATGCAGCACAGTTTGCAAACCGCAACTCGCGCCCACCGCGATGGCCGGGACGAGCAATATGTCGTGATGGCCTTGCTGCACGATGTCGGTGACACGCTTGGCACCTATAACCATCCCGATATTGCAGCAGCGATCCTGAAACCCTTTGTCAGCGAGAAGAACCACTGGATCACGGAAAAGCACGGCATATTCCAGGGCTATTATTTCTTCCACTATCTTGGCCAGGACCGCGACATGCGCGAACAGTTCCGTGGTCATGAGCATTTTGAAGATTGTGCGGAATTCTGCGCAAAATATGACCAGACCGCGTTCGACGCCAACTATGACACCGCTCCGCTGGAGTTTTTCGAGCCGATGGTTCGGCGCGTCATGGCCCGGCCCATAAACAGCATTTATGCGACCGTCGAATAG
- a CDS encoding sensor histidine kinase, translating to MAVMEIRPQPFFGNKNRAFWNLQSAGWAGALILRAIGGISNGLPLSFLVPVIISTITGYSISLLLSVVYKNLIHRRPIVTWSSTAVFLTIAAALYAFIDAWVFLIQNPTSETAFGTLFLGSLFLGIMLLGAWSALYYAINFFLRVEEQNDQLLQLEAQATRAQLAMLRYQLNPHFLFNTLNSISTLVLLRQTEPANAMLSRLSSFLRHTLVNEVHSRVTLAQEVETLHLYLDIEKMRFEERLRSHFDIDPAVRDALLPSLLLQPLVENAIKYAVTPQEEGADISVSAHLDGDKLRITVSDTGPGKIGAATGKSDSTGVGLGNIQERLNQAYGEGAIFETRSSPGEGFSVFIALPFETREQIEREAADHSATDEQVRNETIFGEHASSDDRQREPVNAPGMASFQHKDLKT from the coding sequence ATGGCCGTTATGGAAATTCGCCCCCAGCCGTTTTTTGGCAACAAGAACCGCGCATTCTGGAACCTGCAATCGGCGGGCTGGGCTGGCGCGCTTATTCTGCGCGCGATCGGCGGGATATCGAATGGTCTGCCGCTCAGCTTTCTGGTGCCGGTCATCATCTCGACCATTACCGGTTATTCCATCTCCTTGTTGCTGTCGGTGGTGTACAAGAATTTGATCCACCGCCGTCCGATTGTCACATGGAGCAGCACCGCCGTTTTCCTGACGATCGCGGCCGCGCTATATGCCTTCATCGATGCCTGGGTTTTCCTCATCCAGAATCCGACGTCAGAGACGGCGTTCGGTACGTTGTTTCTGGGCTCATTGTTCCTCGGTATCATGTTGCTGGGTGCCTGGTCGGCGCTCTATTATGCGATCAACTTCTTCCTGCGGGTCGAGGAGCAGAATGACCAGCTGCTGCAGCTGGAAGCCCAGGCCACTCGCGCCCAGCTGGCGATGCTGCGCTATCAGCTCAATCCCCATTTTCTGTTCAACACGCTGAACAGCATTTCGACTCTGGTGCTGCTGCGCCAGACGGAACCGGCCAATGCCATGCTCTCGCGCCTGTCCTCTTTCCTGCGCCATACGCTGGTCAACGAAGTGCACAGCCGGGTTACTCTGGCGCAAGAGGTTGAAACCCTGCATCTCTATCTCGATATTGAAAAGATGCGCTTCGAAGAACGGTTGCGATCACATTTTGACATCGATCCGGCCGTACGTGATGCATTGTTACCATCGCTATTGCTCCAGCCGCTGGTCGAGAATGCGATAAAATATGCGGTGACACCGCAGGAAGAGGGGGCCGATATATCGGTTTCTGCGCATCTCGACGGGGACAAGTTGCGCATAACCGTATCGGATACGGGGCCCGGTAAAATTGGTGCCGCGACCGGAAAATCCGATTCCACGGGCGTCGGTCTCGGTAATATTCAGGAGCGATTAAACCAGGCCTATGGAGAAGGCGCCATATTTGAAACGCGCTCGTCTCCGGGCGAGGGCTTTTCGGTATTCATCGCCTTGCCATTTGAAACGAGAGAACAGATCGAGCGCGAAGCGGCGGATCACTCTGCAACCGACGAACAAGTGAGAAACGAGACTATTTTTGGGGAGCATGCATCCAGTGATGACCGTCAGCGGGAGCCGGTGAATGCGCCGGGGATGGCATCATTCCAGCATAAGGATTTGAAAACATGA